A genomic stretch from Bos mutus isolate GX-2022 chromosome 4, NWIPB_WYAK_1.1, whole genome shotgun sequence includes:
- the THAP5 gene encoding THAP domain-containing protein 5 isoform X3 has product MKRDSWVPSKYQFLCSDHFTPDSLDIRWGIRYLKQTAIPTIFALPEDNQEKDPSKKKSQKKKLKSEKEVCLKAKSEESFASNEPKKHPVNTDLLPEHAELLESSALVKPPDPKAESVQNNILTLSLVKQGTRKPESILETSVNQDMGIGGFHTSFENLSSTTITLTTASSEGIQQPLETQEVIEITTNHLANPHFTNNSVEIKSAQENPFILSTVTQTVEELNTDKESVIAIFVPTENSKPAINSFIPAPKETVEMEEDIDIEDSYKDVDYETEVLQIEHSYCRQDVNKEHLWQKVSKLHSKITLLELQEQQTLGRLKSLEALIRQLKQENWLSEENVKIIENHFTTYEVTMI; this is encoded by the exons ATGAAACGAGATTCATGGGTTCCAAGTAAATACCAGTTCCTGTGTAGTGACCATTTTACTCCTGACTCTCTTGACATCAGATGGGGTATTCGCTATTTGAAACAAACTGCAATTCCAACAATATTTGCTTTGCCTGAAGACAATCAG gAGAAAGatccttccaaaaaaaaatctcagaagaaaaaattgaaaagtgaGAAAGAAGTATGCCTAAAAGCCAAGTCAGAAGAATCTTTTGCATCAAATGAGCCAAAGAAGCATCCAGTTAATACAGATCTCCTCCCTGAACATGCAGAATTACTTGAATCATCTGCCTTGGTAAAACCACCAGATCCAAAAGCAGAAAGTGTGCAAAATAACATATTAACTCTTAGTCTAGTTAAACAAGGTACCAGAAAACCAGAATCTATATTGGAAACATCAGTTAACCAAGACATGGGTATAGGTGGTTTTCACACATCATTTGAGAATCTAAGTTCTACAACTATTACTTTGACAACTGCAAGTTCAGAGGGCATTCAGCAGCCTTTAGAAACCCAAGAAGTGATTGAAATAACTACTAATCATCTTGCTAACCCACACTTTACAAATAATTCTGTGGAAATTAAGTCAGCACAGGAAAATCCATTCATACTCAGCACAGTTACTCAAACAGTTGAAGAATTAAACACAGATAAAGAATCCGTTATTGCCATTTTTGTACCTACAGAAAATTCCAAACCTGCGATTAATTCTTTTATACCTGCCCccaaagaaacagtggaaatggaagAAGATATAGACATCGAAGACTCATATAAGGATGTAGACTATGAGACAGAAGTTTTACAGATTGAGCATTCTTACTGCAGACAAGATGTAAATAAGGAACATCTTTGGCAGAAAGTGTCTAAACTACATTCAAAGATAACTCTCCTTGAGTTACAGGAACAACAAACTCTAGGGAGATTGAAGTCTTTGGAAGCTCTTATAAGGCAGCTAAAACAGGAAAACTGGCTATCTGAAGAAAATGTCAAGATTATAGAAAACCATTTCACGACATATGAAGTTACTATGATATAG
- the THAP5 gene encoding THAP domain-containing protein 5 isoform X1: MPRYCAAICCKNRRGRNNKERKLSFYPFPLHDKERLEKWLKNMKRDSWVPSKYQFLCSDHFTPDSLDIRWGIRYLKQTAIPTIFALPEDNQEKDPSKKKSQKKKLKSEKEVCLKAKSEESFASNEPKKHPVNTDLLPEHAELLESSALVKPPDPKAESVQNNILTLSLVKQGTRKPESILETSVNQDMGIGGFHTSFENLSSTTITLTTASSEGIQQPLETQEVIEITTNHLANPHFTNNSVEIKSAQENPFILSTVTQTVEELNTDKESVIAIFVPTENSKPAINSFIPAPKETVEMEEDIDIEDSYKDVDYETEVLQIEHSYCRQDVNKEHLWQKVSKLHSKITLLELQEQQTLGRLKSLEALIRQLKQENWLSEENVKIIENHFTTYEVTMI, translated from the exons ATGCCCCGCTATTGCGCAGCGATTTGCTGTAAGAACCGCCGGGGACGAAATAATAAAGAGCGAAAGCTTAGTTTTTACCC gtttcCTCTACATGACAAAGAAAGACTTGAAAAATGGTTAAAGAATATGAAACGAGATTCATGGGTTCCAAGTAAATACCAGTTCCTGTGTAGTGACCATTTTACTCCTGACTCTCTTGACATCAGATGGGGTATTCGCTATTTGAAACAAACTGCAATTCCAACAATATTTGCTTTGCCTGAAGACAATCAG gAGAAAGatccttccaaaaaaaaatctcagaagaaaaaattgaaaagtgaGAAAGAAGTATGCCTAAAAGCCAAGTCAGAAGAATCTTTTGCATCAAATGAGCCAAAGAAGCATCCAGTTAATACAGATCTCCTCCCTGAACATGCAGAATTACTTGAATCATCTGCCTTGGTAAAACCACCAGATCCAAAAGCAGAAAGTGTGCAAAATAACATATTAACTCTTAGTCTAGTTAAACAAGGTACCAGAAAACCAGAATCTATATTGGAAACATCAGTTAACCAAGACATGGGTATAGGTGGTTTTCACACATCATTTGAGAATCTAAGTTCTACAACTATTACTTTGACAACTGCAAGTTCAGAGGGCATTCAGCAGCCTTTAGAAACCCAAGAAGTGATTGAAATAACTACTAATCATCTTGCTAACCCACACTTTACAAATAATTCTGTGGAAATTAAGTCAGCACAGGAAAATCCATTCATACTCAGCACAGTTACTCAAACAGTTGAAGAATTAAACACAGATAAAGAATCCGTTATTGCCATTTTTGTACCTACAGAAAATTCCAAACCTGCGATTAATTCTTTTATACCTGCCCccaaagaaacagtggaaatggaagAAGATATAGACATCGAAGACTCATATAAGGATGTAGACTATGAGACAGAAGTTTTACAGATTGAGCATTCTTACTGCAGACAAGATGTAAATAAGGAACATCTTTGGCAGAAAGTGTCTAAACTACATTCAAAGATAACTCTCCTTGAGTTACAGGAACAACAAACTCTAGGGAGATTGAAGTCTTTGGAAGCTCTTATAAGGCAGCTAAAACAGGAAAACTGGCTATCTGAAGAAAATGTCAAGATTATAGAAAACCATTTCACGACATATGAAGTTACTATGATATAG
- the THAP5 gene encoding THAP domain-containing protein 5 isoform X2, translated as MGRFPLHDKERLEKWLKNMKRDSWVPSKYQFLCSDHFTPDSLDIRWGIRYLKQTAIPTIFALPEDNQEKDPSKKKSQKKKLKSEKEVCLKAKSEESFASNEPKKHPVNTDLLPEHAELLESSALVKPPDPKAESVQNNILTLSLVKQGTRKPESILETSVNQDMGIGGFHTSFENLSSTTITLTTASSEGIQQPLETQEVIEITTNHLANPHFTNNSVEIKSAQENPFILSTVTQTVEELNTDKESVIAIFVPTENSKPAINSFIPAPKETVEMEEDIDIEDSYKDVDYETEVLQIEHSYCRQDVNKEHLWQKVSKLHSKITLLELQEQQTLGRLKSLEALIRQLKQENWLSEENVKIIENHFTTYEVTMI; from the exons ATGGGAAG gtttcCTCTACATGACAAAGAAAGACTTGAAAAATGGTTAAAGAATATGAAACGAGATTCATGGGTTCCAAGTAAATACCAGTTCCTGTGTAGTGACCATTTTACTCCTGACTCTCTTGACATCAGATGGGGTATTCGCTATTTGAAACAAACTGCAATTCCAACAATATTTGCTTTGCCTGAAGACAATCAG gAGAAAGatccttccaaaaaaaaatctcagaagaaaaaattgaaaagtgaGAAAGAAGTATGCCTAAAAGCCAAGTCAGAAGAATCTTTTGCATCAAATGAGCCAAAGAAGCATCCAGTTAATACAGATCTCCTCCCTGAACATGCAGAATTACTTGAATCATCTGCCTTGGTAAAACCACCAGATCCAAAAGCAGAAAGTGTGCAAAATAACATATTAACTCTTAGTCTAGTTAAACAAGGTACCAGAAAACCAGAATCTATATTGGAAACATCAGTTAACCAAGACATGGGTATAGGTGGTTTTCACACATCATTTGAGAATCTAAGTTCTACAACTATTACTTTGACAACTGCAAGTTCAGAGGGCATTCAGCAGCCTTTAGAAACCCAAGAAGTGATTGAAATAACTACTAATCATCTTGCTAACCCACACTTTACAAATAATTCTGTGGAAATTAAGTCAGCACAGGAAAATCCATTCATACTCAGCACAGTTACTCAAACAGTTGAAGAATTAAACACAGATAAAGAATCCGTTATTGCCATTTTTGTACCTACAGAAAATTCCAAACCTGCGATTAATTCTTTTATACCTGCCCccaaagaaacagtggaaatggaagAAGATATAGACATCGAAGACTCATATAAGGATGTAGACTATGAGACAGAAGTTTTACAGATTGAGCATTCTTACTGCAGACAAGATGTAAATAAGGAACATCTTTGGCAGAAAGTGTCTAAACTACATTCAAAGATAACTCTCCTTGAGTTACAGGAACAACAAACTCTAGGGAGATTGAAGTCTTTGGAAGCTCTTATAAGGCAGCTAAAACAGGAAAACTGGCTATCTGAAGAAAATGTCAAGATTATAGAAAACCATTTCACGACATATGAAGTTACTATGATATAG